A genomic segment from Lignipirellula cremea encodes:
- a CDS encoding DUF7133 domain-containing protein — MLAVVFATVALAVPNDTHAAAQAKPFSQAWWVWNNAGAAQDDPAAEPRYLRRTFELPAKPSSAELRITADNLYTVYLNGQKIGEDGNWNSVETYQVAEHLRQGTNVLAIAATNQGGPGGAIAWLRAVADGKEYLAATDHQTRISLAAPDGWTGADFDDSKWAKATLLGHADIGPWNILGGGSSAPSGQPGTSHVADKSIQNPLSPAEERERFILSDGYEIELVAAEPLLINPITMTIDDAGRIYVSESHTYRFGPSGSPIKPFRNPIIRLDPLPDGKGYRRVPVADGFDEPVMGLAVRGDTLWCTACNYLYQFDLQADGTAVNCRTLLIDKNKAWNPFGMFVLEWGPDGLLYLSVGNHNIDIRPPGPDGKLADGPSLSGRGSSGIVMRMNADGSGMERLVHGLRVPYSFEYDPFGQLWVLSNGEGNPNRFVRVIDGVDYHCYSRNVSQDWLKGNHPLAPPCFELPAGARTQLMRYYGAAYPQECQGMLLLDNWGQHGFGGGNRSVFRYTTDERNNIVEKDALVSCSDPRFRCSHILLDHDGNLLVADWYGRDDESDLTGRIWRVKYTGDAPRPVVGHALDSPRWKDDAYALTALGSPHHRVRDTAIERLAARGDAAVDKLAAHAATATEPLGAANALWTLVRIGTPASQRAISRGAKHSDWRIRRLTAGLVRRYDLSEADDVALSLAHDADPAVRVAAALAHREPAGVRAALLEALPAGAADDPHLRYETAWHLARTADDATFARLLSDGDENIRLAGLIAIDVACYENFDSKAAAVAVLNQRLADPGELDLSLLLDIVTSNPGAETADGLRGLLARPNAPVAAKAQALLVLRSRPDGLSGELLRAAGRHLLEAVEAGEVQLKAGSDWLLLLELLETSGPSDFALHQLASLSNHNDQQIRTAALSLARRFGRDAAPLAYVLWPRLLDVKHPVDRRLDMIGTLTAIEPQPRAEHWGKLLADPDAAVRTDAVRSWRAFAGNGPLAELLRGEAARLAAEPQLKDDLATVQSQLGGDRPAAAADKQKLAEFATAALSALPPERQKTAHLLGRRVFERSACIKCHTTVSANTPRAPSLAGIGRTQKLDYLLESVLHPSKIIKTGFETETIVTVDGKTLSGLVRDEGDHLRVFEADRETVLSKSKIDERSVTRVSLMSEGQEQQWSRQEFVDLIAYLLSLK, encoded by the coding sequence ATGCTCGCCGTTGTCTTTGCAACCGTCGCACTGGCGGTACCGAACGACACGCATGCTGCTGCTCAAGCCAAACCATTCAGCCAAGCGTGGTGGGTCTGGAACAACGCAGGCGCTGCCCAGGACGATCCGGCGGCCGAGCCGCGGTATCTCCGCCGGACGTTCGAGCTGCCGGCCAAACCGTCGTCGGCCGAGTTGCGGATCACGGCCGACAACCTCTATACCGTGTATCTCAACGGCCAGAAGATCGGCGAGGACGGCAATTGGAACAGCGTCGAAACGTATCAGGTCGCCGAGCATTTGCGGCAAGGCACGAACGTGTTGGCCATCGCCGCTACGAATCAAGGCGGACCCGGCGGCGCGATCGCCTGGCTCCGCGCGGTGGCCGATGGGAAGGAGTATCTCGCCGCGACCGATCACCAGACCCGCATCTCGCTGGCCGCGCCGGACGGTTGGACCGGTGCCGATTTCGACGACAGCAAATGGGCCAAAGCCACGCTGCTCGGCCACGCCGACATCGGGCCGTGGAATATCCTCGGCGGCGGAAGCTCAGCTCCGTCGGGCCAACCGGGAACGTCCCACGTCGCCGACAAGAGCATCCAGAATCCGCTGTCGCCCGCCGAAGAGCGCGAGCGATTCATCTTGTCGGACGGCTACGAGATCGAACTGGTCGCCGCCGAGCCGCTGCTGATCAACCCGATCACCATGACCATCGACGACGCCGGACGCATCTATGTCAGCGAAAGCCACACGTATCGCTTCGGGCCGAGCGGCTCGCCAATCAAACCGTTTCGCAACCCGATCATCCGGCTTGATCCGCTGCCCGACGGCAAAGGCTATCGCCGCGTGCCGGTCGCCGACGGCTTCGACGAACCGGTGATGGGACTGGCGGTCCGCGGCGACACGCTGTGGTGTACCGCCTGCAATTATCTGTACCAGTTCGATCTGCAAGCCGACGGGACGGCCGTCAATTGCCGCACGCTGCTGATCGACAAAAACAAAGCCTGGAATCCGTTCGGCATGTTCGTGCTGGAATGGGGACCGGACGGGCTGCTGTACCTGAGCGTCGGCAACCACAATATCGACATCCGGCCGCCGGGACCGGACGGCAAGCTGGCTGATGGCCCGTCGCTGAGCGGCCGCGGCAGCTCGGGCATCGTGATGCGGATGAACGCCGACGGCAGTGGGATGGAGCGTCTCGTCCACGGGCTGCGCGTGCCGTATTCGTTCGAGTACGACCCGTTCGGCCAGCTCTGGGTGCTCTCCAACGGCGAAGGCAATCCGAACCGCTTCGTGCGCGTGATCGACGGCGTCGACTACCACTGCTACAGCCGCAACGTTTCGCAGGATTGGCTGAAAGGAAACCATCCGCTGGCCCCGCCCTGTTTCGAGCTGCCGGCCGGCGCCCGCACGCAACTGATGCGATATTACGGCGCGGCCTACCCGCAGGAATGCCAAGGGATGCTGCTGCTGGACAACTGGGGCCAGCACGGGTTTGGGGGCGGCAACCGCAGCGTCTTCCGTTACACGACCGACGAGCGAAACAACATCGTGGAGAAGGACGCCTTGGTAAGCTGCTCCGACCCGCGGTTCCGCTGCAGCCACATCCTGCTGGACCACGACGGCAACCTGCTGGTGGCTGACTGGTATGGACGGGACGACGAAAGCGATCTGACCGGCCGCATCTGGCGCGTGAAGTACACGGGCGACGCACCGCGACCGGTGGTCGGCCACGCGCTCGACTCGCCGCGGTGGAAGGACGATGCCTACGCGTTGACCGCGCTCGGTTCGCCGCACCATCGCGTGCGGGACACGGCGATTGAACGTCTTGCCGCGCGGGGCGACGCCGCAGTCGATAAGCTGGCCGCGCATGCCGCCACGGCAACCGAACCTCTCGGTGCGGCCAACGCGCTGTGGACGCTGGTCCGCATCGGCACGCCGGCGTCGCAGCGTGCGATCTCGCGCGGAGCCAAACACAGTGACTGGCGCATCCGCCGGCTCACCGCCGGCCTCGTCCGCCGGTACGATCTGTCCGAAGCCGACGACGTCGCCCTCTCGCTCGCGCATGACGCAGATCCGGCGGTCCGCGTCGCCGCGGCGCTGGCTCACCGCGAACCGGCAGGCGTGCGAGCGGCGTTGCTGGAAGCCTTGCCAGCCGGCGCCGCCGACGACCCGCACTTGCGTTACGAAACCGCCTGGCACCTGGCTCGCACGGCGGACGATGCGACGTTTGCGCGGCTGCTTTCGGACGGCGATGAAAACATCCGGCTGGCCGGGTTGATCGCGATCGACGTGGCCTGTTACGAAAACTTCGACAGTAAGGCGGCGGCGGTCGCCGTGTTGAACCAGCGACTGGCCGACCCGGGCGAATTGGACTTGTCACTGCTGCTGGACATCGTCACGAGCAACCCCGGCGCCGAGACGGCGGACGGATTGCGCGGGCTGCTCGCCCGGCCCAATGCACCGGTGGCGGCCAAGGCTCAAGCGCTGCTTGTGTTGCGATCGCGGCCAGACGGGTTGTCCGGCGAGTTGCTGCGGGCGGCCGGCCGGCATTTGCTGGAGGCTGTGGAAGCGGGCGAGGTGCAACTGAAAGCCGGCAGCGATTGGCTGCTGTTGCTCGAGCTGCTCGAAACGTCGGGGCCCAGCGACTTCGCGTTGCACCAACTCGCGTCGCTCAGCAACCACAACGACCAGCAAATCCGCACGGCGGCGTTGTCGTTGGCTCGCCGCTTTGGCCGCGACGCCGCGCCGCTGGCCTACGTGCTCTGGCCGCGGTTGCTCGACGTGAAGCATCCCGTGGATCGGCGGCTGGACATGATCGGCACCCTGACGGCGATCGAGCCGCAGCCGCGGGCGGAGCACTGGGGCAAGCTGCTGGCCGATCCCGATGCAGCCGTTCGCACCGACGCGGTCCGTTCGTGGCGGGCCTTCGCGGGCAATGGTCCGTTGGCAGAACTCTTGCGCGGGGAAGCGGCGAGGCTGGCCGCCGAGCCGCAGTTGAAAGACGACCTGGCCACGGTGCAGAGCCAGCTTGGCGGCGACCGCCCGGCGGCCGCTGCGGACAAGCAGAAGCTGGCCGAGTTCGCGACGGCGGCGCTGTCGGCCTTACCGCCGGAGCGACAAAAGACGGCTCACTTGCTGGGGCGGCGGGTCTTCGAGCGATCCGCGTGCATCAAGTGTCACACGACGGTTTCGGCGAACACGCCGCGAGCGCCATCGCTGGCGGGGATCGGCCGCACGCAGAAGCTCGACTACTTGTTGGAATCCGTGCTGCACCCGTCGAAGATCATCAAAACCGGTTTCGAGACGGAGACGATTGTGACGGTGGATGGCAAGACGCTGAGCGGCCTGGTGCGGGACGAAGGGGATCATCTACGGGTCTTCGAGGCGGACCGAGAAACGGTGTTATCCAAGTCGAAGATCGACGAGCGGTCGGTGACGCGAGTTAGCCTGATGTCGGAAGGCCAGGAGCAGCAATGGAGCCGGCAGGAGTTCGTGGATTTGATCGCGTATCTGCTATCACTGAAGTAG
- a CDS encoding sigma-70 family RNA polymerase sigma factor encodes MTDDLPQPDLHEEFVALYVEHQVAIRSFVRTLLPDPVDAEDVMQTASLTMWRRFEQFQPGTSFRNWAFQVAKFIAMKHVARKARDRHRFSEATIKMLAEHVEQQDERLAGQRRALEHCVEQLGGDDRQVLAVCYSTGVTLKEFASQLGRTPNALYKQLGRIRAALVDCVQRRLQAEGIA; translated from the coding sequence ATGACGGACGATTTACCCCAACCTGACTTACATGAAGAGTTTGTGGCGCTGTATGTCGAGCATCAGGTGGCCATTCGGTCGTTTGTGCGCACGCTGCTGCCGGATCCGGTGGATGCGGAGGACGTGATGCAGACGGCCAGCTTGACCATGTGGCGGCGGTTCGAGCAATTTCAGCCGGGGACCAGTTTCCGTAATTGGGCCTTTCAGGTGGCCAAGTTCATCGCCATGAAGCACGTCGCCCGCAAGGCCCGCGATCGGCATCGGTTTTCGGAAGCGACCATCAAAATGTTGGCTGAGCACGTGGAACAACAAGACGAACGATTGGCCGGTCAGCGGCGGGCGCTGGAACACTGCGTCGAGCAGCTCGGAGGCGACGACCGGCAGGTGCTGGCCGTTTGCTATTCGACGGGCGTGACGCTGAAGGAATTCGCCTCCCAGTTGGGACGCACGCCCAACGCCCTGTACAAGCAGCTCGGAAGGATCCGGGCGGCGCTGGTCGATTGCGTCCAGCGAAGACTGCAAGCGGAGGGAATCGCATGA
- a CDS encoding DUF1501 domain-containing protein gives MFSIREDRTPSRRAFLRVGAFGLGALGLPGLLHGNPSVDKPWVRGKSVVWLWLGGGPPQTETWDPKPDAPDGVRTMFGTVNTSLPGIAFGSHFPKLAERANRLVVVRSFQTPCKDHQENWVRTMLTGTEAKPSPPSAGSVYSFLRGTNHPTTGVPSYILLDSGNNGEFLQEHFLRGNTPGDLSDAYAPFNPAGVITPRPKPTGPQRKVDDEATFSPLLRNMELRLPAERWAERRELLKGLDAAARSLETDPAYARHDAFREQAYRVLKGSVAEAFQLDREDAKTVERYDTSDITLTCPNFLNLPDFPRRPSMLGRQMLLARRLCEAGAGLVMVENCGWDFHNEGLNPGMQAGLEGFGPQLDRAVSAFLDDVQDRGLEDRILLVVCGEMGRTPKINPKGGRDHWPTLAPLLLAGGGFKMGQVIGKSDAQASRPTTPPVTTADLVSTVLQTLLDPTKLRLFPNIRADMLRRIEQGTPIPGLS, from the coding sequence ATGTTCAGCATTCGAGAGGACCGTACCCCTTCACGGCGAGCGTTCTTGCGGGTGGGGGCGTTCGGCCTTGGCGCGCTCGGGCTACCGGGTTTGCTTCACGGCAACCCATCTGTCGATAAACCGTGGGTGCGTGGTAAATCCGTGGTTTGGCTGTGGCTCGGCGGCGGGCCGCCCCAGACCGAGACGTGGGACCCCAAGCCCGACGCCCCGGACGGCGTCCGCACGATGTTCGGGACAGTAAACACATCTCTGCCCGGCATCGCCTTCGGCAGCCACTTCCCGAAGCTGGCCGAGCGAGCAAACCGACTGGTGGTGGTCCGCTCTTTCCAGACGCCCTGCAAAGACCATCAAGAGAACTGGGTGCGCACGATGCTCACCGGTACTGAGGCGAAGCCGTCCCCGCCCAGCGCCGGGTCGGTCTATTCCTTCCTCCGCGGGACCAACCACCCGACGACCGGTGTTCCAAGCTATATCCTCCTGGACAGCGGCAATAACGGAGAATTTCTCCAGGAGCACTTTCTCCGCGGCAACACACCCGGCGACCTGTCCGATGCCTATGCCCCATTCAACCCGGCCGGTGTCATCACACCACGGCCGAAGCCCACCGGCCCACAGCGGAAGGTGGACGACGAAGCCACCTTCTCACCGCTCCTGCGAAACATGGAGTTGCGACTCCCGGCCGAGCGTTGGGCAGAACGAAGGGAACTGCTCAAAGGGCTGGACGCCGCCGCCCGCAGCCTGGAAACCGACCCGGCATACGCTCGCCACGACGCTTTCCGCGAGCAGGCCTATCGTGTGCTCAAGGGGAGCGTGGCCGAGGCTTTTCAACTCGACCGCGAGGACGCCAAAACGGTCGAGCGGTACGATACCAGCGACATCACGCTCACCTGCCCGAACTTCCTGAATCTGCCGGACTTCCCGCGACGCCCGTCGATGCTCGGCCGGCAGATGCTCCTGGCGCGGCGGCTGTGCGAGGCCGGGGCCGGGCTGGTGATGGTCGAGAATTGCGGCTGGGACTTCCACAACGAAGGACTGAACCCAGGGATGCAGGCTGGGCTGGAAGGCTTCGGCCCGCAACTCGATCGGGCCGTGTCCGCGTTCCTCGACGACGTGCAGGACCGCGGGTTGGAGGACCGCATTCTACTGGTGGTATGTGGCGAGATGGGGCGGACGCCAAAGATCAACCCAAAAGGCGGTCGCGACCACTGGCCGACGCTGGCCCCGTTGCTGCTCGCCGGCGGCGGGTTCAAGATGGGCCAGGTGATCGGCAAGTCGGACGCCCAGGCGAGCCGTCCGACGACGCCCCCCGTGACGACCGCCGACCTCGTCTCGACCGTGTTGCAGACGCTCCTCGATCCAACGAAGTTGCGGCTGTTCCCGAACATCCGGGCGGACATGCTTCGTCGCATCGAACAGGGGACACCGATTCCAGGCCTATCCTGA
- a CDS encoding 3-keto-disaccharide hydrolase — MRIHYILLAAICLIAGQPFQATPSFAAEPAAEGAKDNVAPKGFRALFNGKDLAGWNERGKPPVNWTVQEGMLVFSGKGGDLFTDEKFSNYVLLVDWKVEKNGNSGVYLRGGNPQVEINDADSPTGNIWVGTTGGLYPDLPPVVRAAKPAGEWNHFEIIVENGVITVLTNGVKTVDGFKKDWKDRTSGSVGFQNHGTPLWFKNMYIKTSE, encoded by the coding sequence ATGAGAATTCACTATATTCTGCTGGCGGCGATTTGCCTGATCGCCGGGCAACCGTTTCAAGCCACGCCCAGTTTCGCCGCAGAGCCTGCCGCCGAAGGGGCGAAAGACAACGTCGCGCCGAAAGGTTTTCGCGCGCTGTTCAACGGCAAGGACCTCGCAGGCTGGAACGAACGGGGCAAGCCGCCCGTGAACTGGACCGTCCAGGAAGGCATGCTCGTCTTCAGCGGTAAGGGGGGCGATCTGTTTACCGACGAGAAATTCTCCAACTATGTGCTGCTGGTCGACTGGAAGGTCGAGAAAAACGGCAACAGCGGCGTGTACCTGCGCGGCGGCAATCCCCAGGTCGAGATCAACGACGCCGATTCGCCCACCGGCAACATCTGGGTCGGAACCACCGGCGGCCTGTATCCCGACCTGCCGCCGGTCGTCCGCGCGGCGAAACCGGCCGGCGAGTGGAACCACTTCGAAATCATCGTGGAGAACGGCGTCATCACCGTGCTGACCAACGGCGTCAAAACCGTCGACGGCTTCAAGAAAGACTGGAAGGACCGGACCAGCGGCTCGGTCGGGTTCCAGAATCACGGCACACCGTTGTGGTTCAAGAACATGTATATCAAAACGAGCGAGTGA
- a CDS encoding DUF1501 domain-containing protein, with protein MKSPSTDCCPSHEHAFSRRALLHGALAGGAAFGGFGRLFAADQAAVAKQNDKRVILVFMSGGPSQFETWDPKPGQPTGGPHISIPTSISGVHFDEYLPNVARLANRMITVRSMTSSNGDHDQAGYIAQTAYNPSTLVAPAPHWLSICAHEKPAAQPGMPSYANLNGDSSGGLHVPGPGFLGASYQALHCPGGGAGPRDLPRTSAEEVAAFDRREKLRRSFSDSFADGRDARLVESHDGSFAQVGNLLRSGDLFDVEQESPSDFDRYGESRLGRDCILARRLIERGVPFVRVHHQGGLAWDKHRRAFQSQRWITSEFDTAVGALIDDLIDRGLWTSTLLVLMGEFGRTPEILGQGQPGRNHWTKCWSLAFGGCGLKEGLVIGSTNENGTDLKDRPVTIHDLFCTFYKTLGINPHKELEFENRPIPFVEDKLGKPMEEVF; from the coding sequence ATGAAATCTCCTTCAACAGACTGCTGCCCAAGCCACGAACACGCATTCTCCCGGCGGGCCTTATTACACGGCGCGCTGGCGGGCGGAGCGGCATTCGGCGGCTTCGGACGGTTGTTCGCCGCGGATCAGGCGGCAGTGGCGAAGCAGAACGACAAGCGGGTGATTCTGGTCTTCATGAGCGGCGGGCCGAGCCAGTTTGAAACGTGGGACCCGAAGCCCGGCCAGCCGACGGGCGGGCCGCACATCTCGATCCCGACGTCGATCAGCGGCGTGCATTTCGACGAGTATCTGCCGAACGTCGCGCGGCTGGCCAATCGGATGATCACTGTCCGCAGCATGACTAGCAGCAACGGAGACCACGACCAAGCCGGTTACATTGCCCAGACGGCGTACAACCCCAGCACGCTGGTCGCGCCCGCACCGCATTGGTTGTCGATTTGCGCGCATGAAAAGCCTGCCGCGCAGCCGGGGATGCCGTCGTACGCTAATCTCAACGGGGACAGTTCCGGAGGACTGCACGTGCCAGGGCCAGGGTTTCTGGGGGCAAGCTACCAGGCACTGCATTGCCCCGGCGGCGGCGCGGGACCGCGGGATTTACCCAGAACGTCCGCTGAAGAAGTTGCAGCGTTCGACCGGCGTGAGAAATTGCGGCGCTCGTTCAGCGACTCGTTTGCCGACGGCCGCGATGCTCGGCTGGTCGAATCGCACGACGGTTCGTTCGCGCAAGTCGGCAACCTGCTGCGGTCGGGCGACCTGTTCGATGTCGAGCAGGAATCGCCGTCCGACTTCGACCGTTATGGCGAGAGCAGGCTCGGTCGCGACTGCATTTTGGCTCGGCGGTTGATCGAACGCGGCGTGCCGTTTGTGCGCGTGCATCATCAAGGCGGACTGGCCTGGGACAAGCATCGCCGCGCATTCCAAAGCCAACGGTGGATTACCAGCGAATTCGACACGGCAGTCGGGGCGCTGATCGACGACCTGATCGACCGCGGCCTGTGGACGAGCACGCTGCTGGTGCTGATGGGCGAGTTCGGCCGCACGCCGGAGATTCTCGGGCAGGGCCAGCCGGGGCGCAACCACTGGACAAAATGCTGGTCGCTGGCGTTCGGCGGCTGCGGCTTGAAGGAAGGACTGGTGATCGGCTCGACCAATGAAAACGGCACGGATTTAAAAGATCGCCCGGTGACGATCCACGACCTGTTCTGCACCTTTTACAAGACGCTCGGCATCAACCCGCACAAGGAACTGGAATTCGAAAACCGCCCGATCCCGTTTGTCGAAGACAAACTCGGCAAACCGATGGAAGAGGTGTTTTGA
- a CDS encoding sigma-70 family RNA polymerase sigma factor, translating into MAESAEFVTQITRSQRQLHAFILSMVWNPAEADDVLQQTNLVLWEKAAEFDVSRPFLPWAMRFAQLQALAWLKQRQRQQQRLVFDDDLVRLLAEEAAADEPAFDARRHALPACLQKLRPEQRELIARRYEPDASVKAMAEAVGTTPKAVSDKLRRIRRALLDCIEQTLREEAFA; encoded by the coding sequence ATGGCGGAATCCGCTGAATTTGTGACCCAGATCACGCGTTCGCAACGACAGTTGCACGCCTTTATCTTGTCGATGGTCTGGAATCCGGCCGAGGCGGACGATGTCCTGCAGCAAACAAATTTGGTGCTGTGGGAGAAAGCGGCGGAGTTTGATGTCAGCCGCCCGTTTCTGCCATGGGCGATGCGGTTCGCTCAGTTGCAGGCGTTGGCATGGCTCAAGCAGCGTCAGCGGCAACAGCAGCGACTCGTGTTTGACGACGATCTCGTCAGGCTGCTCGCCGAAGAGGCCGCAGCGGATGAGCCGGCTTTTGACGCTCGGCGGCATGCGCTGCCGGCCTGCTTACAGAAACTGCGGCCGGAGCAACGTGAACTCATCGCTCGGCGCTATGAACCGGATGCTTCGGTTAAGGCAATGGCCGAGGCAGTCGGGACCACTCCCAAAGCGGTTTCCGACAAGCTGCGACGAATCCGGCGTGCGCTTCTCGACTGCATCGAACAGACTCTCAGGGAAGAGGCCTTCGCATGA
- a CDS encoding FecR domain-containing protein, giving the protein MNQSHTNPHKDAELPALIEAVLNVQADDAQFAELERRLQNDAAARDTYATYMNLHCELGSRFAVEGDIVGLEAELERELREGELADFRRTLSTESMQRASRRSTLKQFFALATIAALVLAGLFVWNKRSSQDSAAQDTLAQVRDLEGEVTIIGASDTSAARIGDALRPGQRLRTAEQNARAVLEYPDGTTVQVHFGSVVQVPADGDVRLRLLAGSIEVDAAPQPDDRPLVFATDHARYVVLGTRFRLYRNEDATRLELNEGTVRLERQENDHVVESVEVEAGHVAVASADAKPVEVVPLAQGRATLQKTLAVTGQHVALSPAGDVIAVNDFGRGLRLCRAEDFEVQSEYKRDVSRSFGLAFGPDGQTVVRLSHDHVLLWKPSESEARKLPLAQRPARSRALSPDGRFVVMSSEEGIELSSIDFAAGELNPVAVLPNRNGKSGKAWSLAFSADGQRLAAGFWDGTVRVYSLDVGRIANLPAVAAPSNVSPSDATEEDRPSGKPLYTIAHEYRLAGVVIRVAITADGRYLAAFTNKAELQLINTATGEQQTLWESPGASAFSMIFSRDDRWLMAGGSDRTARLWSIPDGKPLLVINTEHVPQGMLSVPQRRLLITAGDSVKVWECDLP; this is encoded by the coding sequence ATGAACCAATCACACACAAATCCGCACAAAGACGCCGAGCTGCCGGCGTTGATCGAAGCCGTGCTCAACGTTCAGGCGGACGATGCGCAATTCGCCGAACTGGAACGGCGGCTGCAGAACGACGCGGCGGCACGGGACACGTACGCCACGTACATGAACCTGCACTGCGAGTTGGGCTCCAGGTTCGCCGTTGAAGGTGACATCGTCGGGCTCGAGGCGGAGTTGGAAAGAGAGTTGCGCGAAGGGGAGCTGGCCGATTTTCGCCGCACGTTGTCCACCGAGTCGATGCAGCGAGCGTCGCGTCGTTCGACGTTGAAGCAATTCTTTGCGCTGGCAACGATCGCCGCGTTGGTGTTGGCCGGCCTCTTTGTCTGGAACAAACGCTCGTCGCAAGACTCAGCAGCGCAGGACACGCTGGCACAGGTCCGCGATCTGGAAGGCGAGGTCACGATCATCGGTGCGTCGGACACGTCGGCGGCACGGATCGGCGATGCGCTGCGGCCGGGTCAGCGGCTGCGTACGGCGGAGCAGAACGCTCGCGCGGTGCTCGAATACCCGGACGGAACTACGGTCCAAGTACATTTCGGTTCGGTGGTTCAGGTCCCCGCCGACGGCGATGTGCGGCTGCGGCTGCTGGCCGGTTCGATCGAAGTGGACGCCGCGCCGCAACCGGATGACCGTCCTTTGGTTTTTGCCACCGATCATGCGCGGTACGTGGTGCTGGGAACGCGGTTTCGACTGTATCGCAATGAGGATGCCACTCGGCTGGAGTTGAACGAAGGCACGGTGCGGCTGGAGCGGCAGGAAAACGATCATGTCGTCGAGTCAGTCGAGGTCGAAGCGGGCCACGTAGCCGTCGCTTCCGCCGATGCGAAGCCCGTCGAGGTCGTGCCGCTGGCTCAGGGGCGGGCGACGCTTCAGAAGACGCTCGCCGTGACGGGTCAGCATGTCGCTTTGTCGCCCGCAGGCGATGTGATCGCGGTGAATGACTTCGGCCGAGGACTCCGGCTGTGCCGCGCCGAAGATTTTGAGGTCCAGTCCGAGTACAAGCGCGACGTGAGCCGCAGTTTTGGACTGGCCTTCGGGCCGGATGGACAAACTGTCGTGCGGCTGAGCCACGACCACGTGCTGCTGTGGAAACCGAGTGAAAGCGAAGCCCGCAAATTGCCACTTGCCCAGCGGCCCGCCCGCAGCCGGGCGCTTTCGCCGGATGGCCGGTTCGTGGTCATGTCGTCGGAGGAGGGGATCGAGTTGTCGTCGATCGACTTTGCGGCGGGCGAATTGAACCCCGTCGCCGTGCTGCCCAACCGCAACGGCAAGAGCGGCAAAGCGTGGAGTCTGGCATTTTCCGCCGATGGTCAGCGCCTGGCCGCCGGTTTCTGGGACGGCACGGTGCGGGTTTACAGTCTGGACGTAGGACGGATTGCCAATCTGCCCGCGGTTGCCGCTCCAAGCAACGTCTCTCCCAGCGATGCAACGGAAGAAGACCGACCGTCTGGCAAGCCACTCTACACGATCGCGCACGAATACCGGCTGGCGGGAGTTGTTATTCGCGTAGCGATCACGGCGGACGGCCGTTACCTGGCTGCCTTCACGAACAAGGCGGAACTGCAACTGATCAACACCGCGACCGGCGAGCAGCAGACGCTGTGGGAGTCGCCGGGGGCGAGCGCCTTCAGCATGATTTTTTCTCGCGACGACCGCTGGCTGATGGCCGGTGGCAGCGACCGCACCGCGCGGCTTTGGTCGATTCCCGACGGCAAGCCGCTGCTGGTCATCAATACCGAACACGTGCCTCAGGGAATGCTGTCGGTGCCCCAGCGCCGGTTGCTGATCACCGCCGGCGACAGCGTGAAAGTGTGGGAGTGCGATCTGCCATGA